From a single Miscanthus floridulus cultivar M001 chromosome 8, ASM1932011v1, whole genome shotgun sequence genomic region:
- the LOC136478035 gene encoding glutamine synthetase cytosolic isozyme 1-1: protein MASLTDLVNLSLSDTTEKIIAEYIWIGGSGMDLRSKARTLSGPVTDPSKLPKWNYDGSSTGQAPGEDSEVILYPQAIFKDPFRRGNNILVMCDCYTPAGEPIPTNKRYNAAKIFSNPEVAAEEPWYGIEQEYTLLQKDIHWPLGWPIGGFPGPQGPYYCGIGADKSFGRDIVDAHYKACLYAGINISGINGEVMPGQWEFQVGPSVGISSGDQVWVARYILERITEIAGVVLTFDPKPIPGDWNGAGAHTNYSTKSMRNEGGYEVIKAAIEKLKLRHKEHIAAYGEGNERRLTGRHETADINTFSWGVANRGASVRVGRETEQNGKGYFEDRRPASNMDPYVVTSMIANTTILWKP, encoded by the exons atggcctccCTCACCGACCTCGTCAACCTCAGCCTCTCGGACACCACCGAGAAGATCATCGCGGAGTACATATG GATCGGTGGATCTGGCATGGATCTCAGGAGCAAAGCCAGG ACCCTCTCCGGCCCGGTGACCGATCCCAGCAAGCTGCCCAAGTGGAACTACGACGGCTCCAGCACCGGCCAGGCCCCCGGCGAGGACAGTGAGGTCATCCTGTA CCCGCAGGCTATCTTCAAGGACCCATTCAGGAGGGGCAACAACATCCTT GTCATGTGCGATTGCTACACCCCAGCTGGCGAGCCAATTCCAACCAACAAGAGGTACAACGCTGCCAAGATCTTCAGCAACCCTGAGGTCGCTGCTGAGGAGCCCTG GTATGGTATTGAGCAGGAGTACACCCTCCTTCAGAAGGACATCCACTGGCCCCTTGGCTGGCCTATTGGTGGCTTCCCTGGCCCTCAG GGTCCTTACTACTGTGGAATCGGTGCGGACAAATCATTCGGGCGTGACATAGTTGATGCCCACTACAAGGCTTGCCTGTATGCAGGCATCAACATCAGTGGCATCAACGGAGAGGTCATGCCAGGGCAG TGGGAGTTCCAAGTTGGACCGTCCGTCGGCATTTCTTCGGGCGATCAGGTCTGGGTTGCTCGCTACATTCTTGAG AGGATCACCGAGATCGCCGGTGTGGTGTTGACATTCGACCCGAAGCCCATCCCGGGTGACTGGAACGGCGCCGGCGCTCACACCAACTACAGCACCAAGTCCATGAGGAACGAGGGCGGGTACGAGGTGATCAAGGCCGCCATCGAGAAGCTGAAACTGCGGCACAAGGAGCACATCGCGGCCTACGGCGAGGGCAACGAGCGCCGCCTCACCGGCAGGCACGAGACCGCCGACATCAACACCTTCAGCTGG GGAGTGGCCAACCGTGGCGCGTCGGTGCGCGTGGGCCGGGAGACGGAGCAGAACGGCAAGGGCTACTTCGAGGACCGCCGGCCAGCGTCCAACATGGACCCCTACGTGGTGACCTCCATGATCGCCAACACCACCATCCTCTGGAAGCCCTGA